One genomic segment of Sphingorhabdus sp. M41 includes these proteins:
- a CDS encoding NAD(P)H-dependent oxidoreductase, with product MKRIAVIDGHPDPSPSRFGHAIVSAYADAARAAGHDVRVIRLSDHDIPILQSRKQWLEEDVPDAVRPGQDAIGWAQHIVFYYPLWMGDMPALLKAFIEHAFCPNFALDYGDEDSKQMPKKLLRGRSARLIVSMGMPAFFYRAYFASHSVRSFRRNILELAGIDPVSTSLIGNVDSSEKHRLRWLDKIAAHGAAGD from the coding sequence GTGAAACGTATTGCGGTAATAGATGGCCATCCAGACCCAAGTCCCAGTCGCTTTGGTCATGCCATCGTCTCGGCATATGCTGACGCAGCCCGCGCTGCAGGGCATGACGTGCGGGTAATCCGCTTGTCCGATCATGATATTCCGATCCTGCAAAGCCGCAAGCAATGGCTTGAAGAAGATGTGCCCGACGCCGTTAGGCCGGGGCAGGATGCAATTGGATGGGCGCAACATATCGTCTTCTATTACCCGCTCTGGATGGGAGACATGCCCGCTTTGCTCAAGGCATTTATCGAACATGCTTTTTGTCCCAATTTTGCTCTCGACTATGGTGATGAGGACAGCAAGCAAATGCCAAAGAAATTGCTGCGCGGTCGCTCGGCGCGCCTCATTGTCAGCATGGGCATGCCAGCGTTTTTCTACCGCGCCTATTTCGCGTCCCACAGTGTTCGCAGTTTTCGCAGAAATATCTTGGAGCTTGCCGGTATCGATCCGGTGTCCACGTCATTGATCGGCAATGTGGATAGCAGCGAAAAACATCGCCTGCGCTGGCTGGATAAAATAGCCGCCCATGGCGCCGCCGGGGACTGA
- a CDS encoding peroxiredoxin, producing MSLHIGDTAPDFTTDSTIGEIEFHKWAGDNWVFFFSHPADFTPVCTTEMGRTAQLADKFAERNTKPLGLSTDTAEEHLKWISDVNETQHTNLEFPIVADADHKIARLYDMIHPEESDTAAVRSVFIIDPEKKIRLTMTYPMSVGRNFDEILRVIDALQLSDAKRIATPADWRPGGKVIIPPSIANDEASTLFPQGWDELRPYLRLTDVA from the coding sequence ATGTCATTGCATATTGGCGACACCGCTCCAGATTTTACCACGGACAGCACTATTGGAGAGATTGAATTTCACAAATGGGCTGGTGACAATTGGGTATTTTTCTTCAGTCATCCTGCCGATTTCACGCCGGTATGCACGACGGAAATGGGCCGGACCGCGCAACTTGCCGACAAGTTCGCAGAGCGCAATACCAAGCCACTGGGTCTGTCAACAGACACGGCCGAGGAACATCTGAAATGGATATCCGACGTCAACGAGACACAGCATACCAACCTGGAATTCCCGATCGTCGCAGATGCAGATCACAAGATCGCCAGACTCTATGACATGATCCATCCGGAAGAGAGCGACACGGCTGCGGTGCGTTCGGTATTCATCATCGATCCCGAGAAGAAGATCCGGTTGACGATGACTTACCCGATGAGCGTCGGTCGCAATTTCGACGAGATATTGCGCGTGATCGACGCGCTGCAACTCTCGGATGCAAAACGCATTGCCACACCGGCAGACTGGCGCCCCGGTGGTAAAGTCATCATCCCGCCGTCGATCGCCAATGACGAGGCCAGTACACTCTTCCCTCAGGGATGGGACGAATTGCGGCCCTATCTCCGCTTGACCGACGTTGCTTGA
- a CDS encoding glycoside hydrolase family 108 protein: MTNSLDIDTLIDKAITLEGGFSNHPADRGGPTRWGVTEAVARTHGYAGKMQHFPREQAAAIYKRIYWHQPGFDRIAQRARHLAAELFDTGINMGVRTAAGFLQRALNALNRNGRDYKDIAADRVIGSETLAALDAFLRKRGAQGEQVLLKAVEALQGARYIRLAETRPANEAFLYGWLAHRIG, from the coding sequence ATGACCAATTCCCTCGATATCGATACACTGATCGACAAAGCCATCACTCTGGAAGGTGGCTTTTCCAACCATCCTGCAGATCGGGGCGGCCCGACACGCTGGGGTGTCACGGAAGCCGTGGCACGGACACATGGCTATGCGGGTAAAATGCAGCATTTCCCACGCGAACAAGCGGCTGCCATCTATAAACGCATATATTGGCATCAGCCAGGCTTTGACCGGATTGCACAACGGGCCCGGCATCTAGCCGCCGAACTATTTGATACCGGAATCAATATGGGCGTTCGCACGGCTGCGGGCTTCCTACAGCGCGCCCTGAATGCGCTCAACCGTAACGGGCGCGATTACAAGGATATTGCGGCTGATCGCGTGATCGGCAGCGAGACACTGGCTGCCCTGGACGCGTTTCTGCGCAAGCGGGGCGCTCAAGGCGAACAAGTCCTGTTGAAAGCGGTCGAGGCACTCCAGGGCGCCCGCTATATCAGGCTCGCAGAAACACGCCCGGCCAATGAGGCCTTTCTATATGGCTGGCTAGCCCATCGGATCGGCTGA
- a CDS encoding holin family protein produces the protein MSILSTLIGPVSNIIDKILPDKEARDRAKLELLKLEGSQELEEVRVQMSAILAEAQSADPWTSRARPSFLYVMYLLLLWSIPMGLIAAFRPEAARDIASGMNAYLAGIPEPLYALFGTGYLGYTVARQWGKIRGVER, from the coding sequence ATGTCCATTCTCTCGACGCTTATTGGCCCCGTTTCAAATATCATCGACAAGATCCTTCCAGACAAGGAAGCGCGTGACCGGGCCAAGCTCGAACTTCTGAAACTGGAAGGCAGTCAGGAACTGGAAGAAGTTCGCGTGCAGATGTCGGCCATATTGGCCGAGGCGCAATCGGCCGACCCGTGGACAAGCCGGGCGCGCCCCAGTTTTCTCTATGTCATGTATCTGTTACTGCTCTGGTCGATCCCGATGGGGCTGATCGCAGCATTTCGTCCGGAAGCCGCCCGCGACATTGCTTCCGGGATGAACGCCTATCTGGCCGGCATCCCCGAGCCGCTTTATGCACTCTTTGGCACCGGCTATCTTGGCTACACGGTGGCGAGGCAATGGGGAAAGATTCGCGGGGTTGAACGATAG
- a CDS encoding DUF6969 family protein — translation MENALERLFELTGQIAKEGVSLVPRVVPADAPFVQYQHYPKGDCIAPGNKSRWFYHAHKPEEREDGEHGHFHMFLPLDLFDGVEPYYQPPAKLPNGKKTQGVVHFGALSFGLDGMPISWFTTNYWVTYEYMMPAEAIASRLRNFDMTGAPGDPLVNEWLTAAVLQFHDPIIEMVRKRDIFLKEKKQELGSAVFTDKKVEILSRTPFDL, via the coding sequence TTGGAAAATGCTTTAGAAAGGCTGTTTGAGCTTACCGGCCAGATAGCTAAAGAGGGCGTCTCGCTAGTACCCAGAGTGGTACCGGCAGACGCCCCTTTCGTTCAATATCAGCATTATCCCAAAGGGGACTGCATCGCGCCCGGCAACAAGTCGCGCTGGTTCTACCATGCGCACAAGCCGGAAGAACGCGAAGACGGCGAGCATGGCCATTTTCACATGTTCCTGCCGCTCGACCTGTTTGACGGCGTCGAACCTTATTATCAGCCACCCGCAAAGCTGCCCAATGGCAAGAAGACGCAAGGCGTGGTCCATTTCGGGGCTCTGAGCTTTGGCCTGGATGGCATGCCGATCAGTTGGTTCACCACCAACTACTGGGTCACCTATGAATATATGATGCCGGCCGAGGCTATCGCTTCGCGACTGCGTAATTTCGATATGACCGGTGCCCCTGGCGATCCGCTGGTCAACGAATGGCTAACCGCCGCGGTCCTCCAGTTTCACGATCCGATCATCGAGATGGTTCGCAAGCGCGACATCTTCCTGAAGGAAAAGAAACAGGAACTCGGCTCCGCCGTCTTCACCGACAAGAAGGTCGAGATACTCTCCCGCACCCCCTTTGATCTATAA
- a CDS encoding class II aldolase/adducin family protein has translation MATAIQTNESAMGVGPGFSIPDPHDIPSLKDMVSEVEWQLRCDLAATYRLCAMHAWTDLVFTHISARLPDEDGEERFLINPYGVLFDEMTASALVKIDLEGNIKQDTPYFINPAGFTIHSAVHSAREDAGCVIHVHTPYGIAVSVQKAGLRRYTQFAMQVHDDLAYHDYEGIALDLDERDRLINDLGEKNLLILRNHGTLTVGENCAIAFLRMYILENACKTQILAQSVGGEEHLHEDSAEMGHRVHQQASAAFQRGLGDNLIWPGLMRKLKRTNPGHDH, from the coding sequence ATGGCTACCGCAATCCAGACCAATGAATCCGCAATGGGCGTTGGCCCTGGATTTTCGATTCCCGATCCGCACGATATACCAAGTCTGAAGGATATGGTCTCCGAAGTTGAATGGCAGTTGCGTTGCGATCTGGCGGCTACCTACCGGCTTTGTGCGATGCACGCCTGGACCGATCTGGTGTTCACCCATATTTCCGCGCGGCTTCCCGATGAAGACGGTGAGGAGCGGTTTCTGATCAATCCTTATGGCGTATTGTTTGACGAAATGACTGCGTCCGCATTGGTCAAGATCGATCTCGAAGGCAATATCAAGCAGGATACACCCTATTTCATCAATCCCGCCGGCTTCACCATTCACAGTGCGGTCCACAGCGCCCGCGAGGATGCGGGATGCGTGATCCATGTTCACACACCTTATGGTATTGCCGTATCGGTTCAGAAGGCGGGCCTCCGGCGTTACACGCAATTTGCTATGCAAGTACATGATGACCTTGCCTATCATGATTATGAAGGCATTGCGCTCGACCTCGACGAGCGGGACCGTCTGATCAATGATCTCGGCGAAAAGAACCTGCTGATCCTGCGCAACCATGGTACCTTAACCGTCGGCGAGAATTGTGCGATTGCCTTTCTGCGCATGTATATTCTCGAAAATGCCTGCAAGACGCAGATATTGGCGCAATCTGTTGGCGGGGAAGAGCATCTTCATGAGGACAGCGCAGAGATGGGGCATCGCGTGCACCAGCAGGCTTCCGCTGCGTTCCAGAGGGGATTGGGCGACAATCTGATCTGGCCGGGCCTGATGCGAAAGCTGAAGCGCACCAATCCCGGGCATGATCACTAG
- a CDS encoding sensor domain-containing diguanylate cyclase, whose product MGNAERLQFEAEAARQFALERYDVLDSAAEDCFDHITQAVKLALDVPSVGIAFLDGDRMWLKSKIGLAASEIPRDCSFSNYTIIQNRPTIIEDARQDARFKDNPVVHSSPFYRSYIGVPLVTPDGHNIGALCATDLVPRQYCDENVKWLERMAELVIHELELRQQAKKDRLTGALTRSGFAVEVQKAISLHERQGIKSTLVIFDVDLYKMVSKRFGSPSGNALLRSIIQPLVRRLRRSNYIGRLGGTQFAVLLTCTAEEKARQATENLRRELEQANTDIFFDVSFCEISPDMGVCEDWLEQANLNLLAAKKTTRDGICDESGTQYNMASGTG is encoded by the coding sequence ATGGGGAACGCAGAACGCTTGCAGTTTGAAGCTGAAGCGGCGCGGCAATTCGCCTTGGAACGGTATGATGTGCTGGACAGTGCAGCAGAAGATTGCTTCGACCATATTACGCAAGCGGTAAAATTGGCTCTCGATGTCCCTAGCGTTGGCATTGCGTTCTTGGATGGAGATCGGATGTGGTTGAAATCGAAAATCGGCCTTGCAGCGTCAGAAATACCGCGAGATTGCTCCTTTAGCAATTACACCATTATTCAAAATCGACCGACGATTATCGAAGATGCCCGGCAAGACGCGCGCTTCAAGGACAATCCCGTTGTCCACAGCAGCCCATTTTACCGGAGCTATATTGGCGTGCCGCTGGTAACGCCTGATGGACATAATATTGGGGCGCTATGTGCCACGGATCTTGTCCCGAGGCAGTATTGCGACGAGAATGTCAAATGGCTGGAACGAATGGCGGAACTGGTCATTCATGAACTTGAGTTGCGACAACAAGCAAAAAAGGATCGGCTGACTGGTGCTCTCACCCGGAGCGGATTTGCGGTAGAAGTGCAAAAGGCAATTTCCCTGCACGAACGGCAAGGGATAAAAAGTACACTCGTGATTTTTGATGTGGACCTGTATAAAATGGTCAGCAAGCGTTTTGGCAGTCCCTCCGGCAACGCGTTATTGAGGTCTATCATCCAGCCTCTGGTCCGGCGCCTTCGGCGGTCGAATTATATCGGGCGTCTGGGCGGAACGCAATTTGCCGTGCTCCTCACATGCACCGCGGAAGAGAAAGCGCGGCAAGCGACGGAAAATCTGCGAAGAGAATTGGAGCAGGCAAACACAGATATCTTTTTTGATGTGAGCTTCTGTGAAATATCGCCTGATATGGGTGTTTGTGAAGACTGGCTTGAGCAAGCAAACCTCAATCTTCTTGCCGCGAAAAAAACGACTCGCGACGGGATCTGCGACGAATCCGGCACGCAATATAATATGGCCAGCGGAACCGGCTGA
- a CDS encoding helix-turn-helix domain-containing protein — translation MDSIEADLAELRLTIKQANEKFEILDKKISDSCGQLSNDRCSDSKDLDPAGLIDRAEKFLHWGRLKSGALDTGNGLFADSCWNMCLDIYICGLKDEQVTVSAIAHSSGIPMTTAMRYINVMVEQGLLEKSSNPADNRMVFVAVSGECRKRIESLLSSAPF, via the coding sequence ATGGATAGTATTGAAGCTGATCTAGCGGAGCTTCGCTTAACTATAAAGCAGGCAAACGAGAAATTTGAAATTCTGGACAAGAAGATTTCAGATTCTTGCGGCCAGCTCAGCAATGATCGGTGCTCCGACAGCAAAGATTTGGACCCGGCAGGCCTAATTGATCGCGCCGAGAAATTCCTCCATTGGGGGCGATTAAAATCTGGGGCTCTGGATACAGGAAACGGGTTATTTGCAGATTCCTGCTGGAACATGTGTCTTGATATATACATCTGTGGTCTCAAAGACGAACAAGTGACAGTTTCGGCCATCGCACATAGTTCGGGCATCCCGATGACCACTGCGATGCGATATATAAATGTCATGGTCGAACAAGGATTGCTGGAAAAGTCCTCAAATCCAGCCGATAATCGCATGGTTTTTGTTGCGGTTTCGGGTGAATGTCGAAAAAGGATAGAGAGCCTATTGTCCAGCGCTCCTTTCTGA
- a CDS encoding sigma-54 interaction domain-containing protein, with protein MTDVNLETLIAEKLIGNSPIMQQLRTIVNFAGRCNSSILITGPSGSGKEVVAEAIHAISDRRNATNIAVNCGALPDQLIESELFGHEKGSFTGAVNRHVGLFEQADGGTIFLDEIGDMPINMQVKLLRVLETRIVNRVGGNRNIGVDIRVIAATHQNLRECINNKSFREDLYYRLCVVPIEVPALSERTEDIPELVAHFLSNLGGSSPLPIFTKEAFAALQHYDWPGNVRELRNAIERACVFFSGKQVFAEDVAKLIHSDIAPAHPTGGATASTATDRSLKDQYAPHIADQALPVFEPRGDDVRDLNLHLQHEERRIIMRALDGSHGVVSRAARSINIKRTTLIDKMRKHNIDGRVAEPMDCQVTA; from the coding sequence ATGACCGATGTAAATTTAGAGACATTGATTGCTGAAAAGCTGATTGGCAATAGTCCAATAATGCAACAGCTGCGTACAATCGTAAACTTTGCCGGCCGCTGCAATAGCTCAATCTTGATCACCGGCCCTTCCGGCAGCGGCAAGGAAGTTGTTGCCGAAGCCATCCATGCCATTTCAGATCGCAGGAATGCCACCAATATCGCAGTCAATTGCGGTGCGCTTCCGGATCAATTGATCGAGTCCGAATTGTTCGGGCACGAGAAAGGTAGCTTTACCGGTGCCGTAAACCGGCATGTCGGGCTGTTTGAACAAGCCGATGGCGGGACCATATTCCTCGACGAAATCGGTGATATGCCCATTAACATGCAGGTCAAGCTACTGCGTGTGTTGGAAACTCGTATTGTCAACCGTGTCGGAGGCAATCGCAACATCGGCGTCGACATCAGAGTGATTGCTGCAACGCATCAAAATCTTAGAGAATGCATCAACAACAAATCGTTCCGCGAAGATCTCTACTATCGGCTTTGCGTAGTGCCCATCGAAGTACCTGCACTCAGCGAACGCACTGAAGATATACCTGAGCTAGTCGCTCATTTCCTGAGCAATCTGGGCGGAAGCTCTCCCCTCCCCATTTTTACCAAAGAAGCCTTTGCGGCGCTGCAGCATTATGATTGGCCGGGCAATGTGCGCGAGTTGCGTAATGCCATTGAACGGGCCTGTGTTTTCTTTTCTGGCAAACAAGTTTTCGCCGAAGACGTCGCCAAGCTTATACATTCCGATATAGCTCCGGCTCATCCAACAGGGGGAGCGACGGCATCGACTGCGACAGATCGGTCACTGAAGGACCAATATGCTCCGCATATCGCCGATCAAGCTCTCCCGGTTTTTGAGCCACGGGGAGATGATGTTCGGGACCTGAATCTTCATCTCCAGCATGAAGAACGCCGAATCATAATGAGAGCGCTGGACGGATCGCACGGCGTGGTCTCTCGGGCAGCGCGATCGATCAATATAAAGCGGACCACTTTGATCGACAAAATGCGCAAGCATAATATCGACGGGCGTGTTGCAGAGCCGATGGATTGCCAGGTCACGGCTTGA
- a CDS encoding flagellar export chaperone FliS, producing the protein MTFQARKNRNSNCQTDRKEGRALATPPYSLVAVLFKELGETLDLIIVSARRGEGARLFQYRANARAILSGLDKELNFDAAGELAQTLRIIYTEAAKRIQVEGRETCVERIESAREMFQQIEKTWNDIVIFK; encoded by the coding sequence ATGACGTTTCAAGCCCGCAAGAATCGAAACTCGAATTGCCAAACCGATCGCAAGGAAGGTAGAGCTCTGGCAACGCCGCCTTATAGCCTCGTCGCTGTGCTTTTTAAGGAACTCGGGGAGACACTGGACCTGATAATCGTAAGTGCTCGGCGCGGGGAAGGCGCTCGTCTTTTCCAATATCGCGCGAATGCGCGCGCTATTCTCAGTGGTTTGGACAAAGAATTAAATTTTGATGCAGCTGGAGAATTGGCACAGACGTTGCGCATAATTTACACTGAAGCCGCAAAGCGCATTCAGGTCGAGGGAAGAGAAACATGTGTCGAGCGCATCGAATCTGCCCGAGAGATGTTTCAACAGATTGAAAAAACCTGGAACGATATCGTGATATTTAAATAA
- a CDS encoding sigma-70 family RNA polymerase sigma factor — MLKTKSRASQAYGATNIDENRLIQENQSLVTKIAWQVKSFAPDQMEIEDLIQVGLVAMVEAAKRYVDQGHSFSTYLYVRVRGAMIDDLRTTCNLRRTSVDWHKKVRGYRGKLLQELGREPTDSELALSMDMAPGDFRRNTDRAIDIHVGSLDEIYSDSSSLFTDDEDDQHDKLEKSQMADLLSAKLKQLNEREQLVLNCYFVEELQLDEIGAILDVSAVRICQIKKRALEKLQVAMVGA, encoded by the coding sequence ATGTTGAAAACAAAAAGCCGCGCATCGCAGGCTTATGGCGCAACGAACATAGATGAAAATCGACTGATCCAGGAGAACCAGTCTTTGGTCACTAAAATTGCCTGGCAGGTAAAATCATTCGCACCCGACCAAATGGAAATCGAGGACCTCATTCAGGTGGGACTTGTCGCCATGGTAGAGGCCGCAAAACGATATGTGGATCAAGGGCATAGCTTTAGTACCTATCTGTACGTGCGAGTGCGGGGCGCCATGATTGATGACCTGAGAACGACATGCAATCTGCGCAGAACATCTGTTGACTGGCACAAGAAGGTCCGGGGGTATCGGGGCAAGCTTTTACAGGAACTGGGCCGCGAGCCGACTGATTCAGAACTGGCTCTGTCGATGGACATGGCTCCAGGCGATTTCCGCAGGAATACAGACCGAGCGATCGATATTCACGTGGGATCACTCGACGAAATCTACAGCGATTCCAGCAGCTTGTTTACTGATGATGAAGATGATCAGCATGATAAATTGGAAAAGTCACAAATGGCTGATTTGCTGTCTGCGAAATTAAAGCAGCTCAATGAGCGCGAACAACTGGTGCTGAATTGCTATTTTGTGGAAGAATTGCAGCTTGATGAGATCGGTGCGATCCTTGACGTGTCTGCAGTGCGCATTTGTCAGATCAAAAAGCGTGCATTGGAGAAGCTGCAGGTAGCAATGGTCGGAGCCTAA
- a CDS encoding FHIPEP family type III secretion protein, with amino-acid sequence MKTGLLAVSALGLIVAIISPAVAVLAVLTAAAFAGGFSLCLLYNPKSPDPIASLNDERHSGRIEWEDVPIQTHLVIKIGYGLFSLVEDQKGAPLINRVAGIGDQLSRKLGFDVPYIPIKVDLSLEPNSYRIVMGRMVLAENMVWPGEVLAINHGDADSMVDGRPCKDPTFGMHAVWIHADSQDHAIGAGYLVVDSVTVIAAHLKDVVERNAAKLFGIDDATKLLDNLKKSAPQLVESLLPEALSLDAITAVCRDLLAEKIPLKDFRRISIAMSVASSLHSETASKVEVVRQQIADLIVQTMVPDSLPLPIMTVDASIEGLVVRSLKAGEGASYPIDPLLVQNIIEAVNAGIQALPPEARNVALITSPVVRRSLSALLKPRFPDLSVLSYLELPEDKPIEVHAKIGAPRSSHRVAVTNGNQI; translated from the coding sequence ATGAAAACCGGATTGCTGGCGGTGTCGGCGCTTGGCCTGATTGTCGCGATCATCTCGCCCGCCGTGGCGGTTCTTGCGGTTTTAACAGCGGCAGCTTTTGCAGGCGGTTTTTCCCTTTGTCTGCTCTACAATCCCAAGTCCCCGGACCCGATCGCTAGCCTGAATGATGAGAGACATTCGGGACGGATCGAATGGGAAGATGTTCCGATCCAGACACATCTGGTCATCAAAATTGGATACGGACTTTTCTCGCTGGTTGAAGACCAAAAGGGCGCTCCTTTGATAAACCGGGTCGCTGGAATCGGGGATCAGCTATCCAGGAAGCTTGGCTTCGATGTGCCGTACATTCCTATCAAAGTGGATTTGTCCCTCGAACCGAACAGTTATCGAATAGTGATGGGTAGAATGGTTCTCGCCGAGAATATGGTGTGGCCCGGAGAAGTTCTGGCCATCAATCACGGCGACGCGGATTCAATGGTCGACGGACGGCCTTGCAAAGACCCGACATTCGGGATGCACGCGGTGTGGATTCATGCCGATAGTCAAGATCACGCCATCGGTGCAGGATATCTGGTGGTCGACTCAGTCACCGTGATTGCAGCCCATCTAAAGGACGTCGTAGAGCGCAATGCAGCGAAGTTATTTGGTATCGATGACGCGACGAAACTGCTGGATAACCTGAAGAAATCGGCGCCGCAGCTTGTCGAAAGCCTCCTCCCAGAGGCCTTGTCGCTAGATGCCATTACCGCAGTATGCCGTGATCTTCTGGCTGAAAAAATACCGTTAAAAGATTTTCGCAGAATTTCCATCGCGATGTCGGTAGCATCCAGCTTGCATAGTGAAACCGCATCAAAGGTCGAAGTCGTAAGGCAGCAAATTGCCGATTTGATTGTCCAGACCATGGTGCCGGACAGCCTTCCCCTGCCAATTATGACTGTGGATGCGTCAATTGAAGGCCTGGTCGTCAGGTCACTGAAAGCGGGCGAGGGTGCCAGCTATCCAATCGACCCGCTGCTGGTGCAAAACATAATTGAAGCGGTGAATGCCGGCATCCAGGCCTTGCCGCCTGAGGCCCGCAACGTGGCCTTGATCACGTCTCCGGTGGTGCGCCGTTCGCTTAGTGCTTTGCTGAAACCGCGGTTCCCTGACTTGTCCGTACTTTCGTATCTGGAACTGCCTGAAGATAAACCGATCGAGGTGCACGCCAAGATAGGCGCTCCACGATCCAGCCACCGGGTGGCTGTCACAAATGGAAATCAAATTTAA
- a CDS encoding flagellar biosynthesis anti-sigma factor FlgM, which produces MNPNESYLVMSKRRTSLGLKEAAAKSGVAAASVEKSTAPDGNPAVPKILTTGRPAFDAKKVADIRLQFLSGDYHVDTDALAVKILNAAVLEVHSTY; this is translated from the coding sequence ATGAACCCAAATGAAAGTTATTTGGTTATGAGTAAGCGGCGGACAAGCTTGGGTTTGAAGGAGGCTGCTGCCAAAAGCGGTGTTGCCGCCGCGAGTGTCGAGAAATCGACGGCGCCAGACGGGAACCCGGCAGTTCCGAAAATTCTGACGACCGGAAGACCTGCGTTTGATGCGAAGAAGGTGGCGGATATAAGACTGCAATTTCTGTCCGGTGACTACCATGTCGATACCGACGCGCTAGCGGTTAAGATTCTTAATGCAGCGGTTCTTGAAGTGCATTCGACATATTGA
- a CDS encoding JAB domain-containing protein, producing the protein MRKSILAVMRSFTPDNRSSGPRHEIARHDDSPKSLYDHANSLFLSIIGSADDGHILPSETTENHRDRQVLAQLIEIVEPDQAGRISRELLEEFGSIGRMLAESEAALNRVLGNNEPVLKLLKATEKFMLANLRNELPRKLISATDQRLVKYLQARMGSRTNEIMRILFLDSSHHLLSDQEFGDGSPQRIYVRPRSILKRALELDASGIILAHNHPGGSVTPSKSDIEFTRSIHALCLELEICLHDHIIITRDRWASFRKLKII; encoded by the coding sequence ATGCGCAAATCGATTTTGGCCGTTATGCGTAGTTTCACTCCAGACAATCGCTCTAGTGGCCCACGTCACGAGATTGCTAGACATGACGATTCACCCAAAAGCTTATATGATCATGCAAATAGCCTCTTCTTATCCATTATTGGCTCTGCTGATGATGGGCACATTTTACCATCAGAAACGACTGAAAACCATCGGGACCGACAGGTCCTGGCGCAACTCATAGAGATTGTAGAGCCTGATCAAGCCGGCAGGATCTCTCGCGAACTGCTGGAAGAATTTGGTTCAATTGGCCGTATGCTCGCCGAGTCCGAAGCAGCACTAAACCGGGTTTTAGGTAATAACGAACCGGTGCTAAAGTTGCTCAAGGCAACGGAGAAATTCATGCTCGCGAATTTGAGGAATGAACTGCCTCGCAAGCTCATTTCGGCCACCGATCAACGGCTTGTCAAATATCTGCAGGCGCGCATGGGCTCTCGTACCAACGAGATAATGCGTATATTGTTTTTGGACAGTTCACATCATTTGCTGAGTGATCAGGAGTTCGGAGATGGCTCTCCGCAGCGAATATATGTTCGGCCCCGTAGCATCTTGAAACGGGCGCTGGAACTTGATGCAAGCGGGATTATTTTGGCTCACAATCATCCGGGCGGGAGCGTGACACCCAGCAAATCCGACATAGAATTCACAAGGTCTATTCATGCACTCTGCCTGGAATTGGAAATATGCTTGCATGATCACATTATCATAACGCGCGATCGCTGGGCCAGTTTTAGAAAGTTAAAAATAATATGA
- a CDS encoding helix-turn-helix transcriptional regulator — protein MDDIELESSRVAKLTAKQRECLHLVVLRKSSKEIARILEISKPAVDQRLVSARRVLGAATRDEAALIYARASGTYDRILYDPVGVPYDDTFGPEGPQDERSGSSMLEEVSVLYDLDAEHDLNVWPQILKETEGNWGTAQRIAIIVILTIGILAIVLIGLSVSQSLSSLLTA, from the coding sequence TTGGACGATATCGAGCTAGAGTCATCGCGCGTGGCAAAGTTAACTGCAAAGCAGCGAGAATGCTTGCATCTCGTGGTGCTCAGAAAATCCTCCAAGGAAATTGCCCGGATTCTTGAGATTTCCAAGCCAGCAGTGGACCAACGCTTGGTGAGCGCCCGACGTGTACTGGGGGCGGCCACCCGAGATGAAGCCGCATTAATATATGCGAGGGCATCCGGCACCTATGATCGGATATTATATGATCCGGTAGGTGTTCCCTATGATGACACTTTCGGTCCAGAAGGACCTCAGGACGAGCGGTCGGGTTCATCCATGCTTGAAGAAGTATCCGTCCTTTATGACTTGGATGCCGAGCATGATTTGAACGTGTGGCCGCAAATCTTGAAGGAGACAGAAGGTAATTGGGGAACCGCGCAAAGAATTGCGATCATCGTCATTCTGACTATCGGAATTTTGGCAATTGTATTGATTGGCTTGTCAGTTTCCCAGTCTCTTTCCAGTCTGTTGACAGCCTAG